A stretch of Polypterus senegalus isolate Bchr_013 chromosome 3, ASM1683550v1, whole genome shotgun sequence DNA encodes these proteins:
- the LOC120526218 gene encoding titin-like isoform X3 has protein sequence MARASSLTGTCRPIQPLLGGSAVAQEPKECRRDNSKSSELLEEKESRRVPVVSKDEGPALNQHTNENTPTGRSSQGRATQDTRLSQAQLLNSSGDDSLPDLIADSASSTVKREEKEKETRKKSKEEDEGQTVENLQAEEGEALQEEERARQQTWDTVAKGGQVREGDPTEDGQKGVGRKTEDDRNRWLKDKEGVGELLETEENKQGWEQEHSGKEINNDRKEQRWDVEEKLEDNSDIREEELEQDREETNGREDKHQTSEMEAELTEQGDGIHWAQKVDEVLVEEKNSNKQYSKQDKAHTEQEEGQTTAIVKGTAGSPQGSMQEKQDRCVDSEGKVLKQEYLEEDVWSKGNKQGGKRESIIHMSEAETVMEEKIYREEGEVKVINTDQEEASQNGDKTETVDDPAYTDSKQVNIGQGLISAEQEGLLVRGSVNHTQQDGFKGNVEELPKENEMSPNEIDEPNDRGQLLDSITEESSSKTKSDHLKEEHRMQGDKEPFKQKVQSEEENEETSNMLHSVVNEDQLLRKESIEENQEVPSSEVMEKKIKMHLEEGKQLKYNLKEELQATKEARQEEINATREEEHKDELKPAYISTTMSYEETTLRDVMQINVDLRNESTVVKRNDEFLETETEENIVEERDEDQPAQGKGQEKRVTFLLETEGKFRKNEDVTQIVVTQTTVHKDEAEVSCTQGGEQSQEEENVRYWVEGMYPVEQKGEIQVGETENLKAEERKLHSKDEGLEIDRAIHQNERGEGMESEETDNRRNIRLLGEEVVEHGNHAGGDEEQFDKKLCKLNNSISTVDVSVMDNTQQADQVGLMGLQSSTILVWEEWNTKNNLSNQEAFQDLTYNSGEQGHNRQLELNIPTAHIAQNEDGVMKILSDREQKDGVETNEDSLQKGDEEWKGDPFKDVETNITKDNLKEGNEQNKRTIHGEDGSGFLKEMEEISNDVYGVKDIQDNDECKNKAEMHDVRFGRNKDDKTELQEEQEEDTFRDGQGNAMENGEDRNDGLLQEGNMCKKRMDLQDDWKGILILDEEAIHHSTVCPTESKTDEEIKDGVNSSEAALGLDEEQQERKLGKLIINISDSNNYKKMKETNEDINNGEDSNGIKSSQGKNEKQEADLDKEIDTINKTDQEEEKWIKDGVVESNKKEESRLLEQLEEGTHEHVEINTKEEEINEKETHGLNMECKEEIQTVKKSDNHKENEESNEQDGICGYSTEKINSETDTREEESEEINEEATHGLKEEWKEEIQTIKKSENHEEHEETNEQVVICEYTSENINGLLKQEWEWQGSMFRIGQTNISNNEDHNSTECEDKLNSVKSEILVSNETNKTNFEDNEVPRKESNMESDIDLKWAELESDKLVKYNTHILTYDTPGKGGIDSSSHLWDQTEWEDTQGFKVYSKQEIKVLSGHDKIEEIFQVTMGRDDIAAEELEIQQEEAEKVVVCMEIPGMTEDTLDDQITGRIAADEQGEEAFWREDGYKKAEANRPENKKNGSIQMEKGFSKQPGDAVILLHQSTEIKLTKHKGDTAELEYALTDTPTYTDEEEGGSIVDYSITQVKGHQDEVSQLERVVSNIGKGYNGVMNKSEFLEEENNTEVNILPACILKNEKGIISGKKIYNEDQKQDPSSNTEKEGHTDDLENTSDSNKVCLGRMQLRDMPEETQMLAETICVPDGTRNKDTIVSEAINDIKEQTWDTKGQEVGVISEKLGKSSSSIYSNRGNNSGRAEGEVQLTQIGNFDLELQEKEEGYSDVNSMANYEETEGRGQNKENFNKMLPKEEKIQEKFQAKIVGLVETDEPRHVTKELDVLTLKCSPILIQVDDTLPDKLGMAQRICEFRDEVKEEEDQREGRGEDDHTMNSDSSLLGAGGKQPKLEEGDPIEKMLQVKLDTGHGMNEEKKEEAEQRETKGKHDQNMGYEFSKQGGESDGINLGTEINVDEMLPAELTKFTTNKVGEERWEHGEGGGKDERDMNSVLSLQGENSNDLSIDEGIQVEQMLHIKVDIRHEMNEVKKVEVEKLEGREASEKGISNNENLDQDSNSNNEKQVHKGDLEMTSDSEKVTLGEARKEEEEQSEAKGKYDHKLHYDNSIQGEETNETKHRKEINVDEALPAKRKETLVIYKEEEEWGEYREGTEMEEQDMNFGFSTQGETSNYLNIDEGIHGEKPSHVKLDNDLGMSEVKHVQMEQTEGRKKEKELKIGKCPLQEGDSSEAKVEDIHVNETLPAKWEMTLEMCDLYGKEAKQRQEEETDDRELRHGSSLQRSLLKEISADKTLPANLNVAEEICENEEKKGEDEWSEEKCNQQPHEGKSKEQNLEGETVLEKTLQVNVDIELEMNKLNQEEHEEARRKEDVDVNYESHLQEGDCEEIVLGKEIHVDETSTAIAKTVLTGSEVKEDEVEHKEERKSNERDMESGHFLQNGVGNDQNTDKGITMEERLQVSVNIELVESEAEQKGKTGEENEPNNGESSFQGGEGNKAKLGEDLYVIEILSDQKEGGRKHEQKLKYDSSLQAGAGSKVKCEEEEEVEELLQTKLDMAPVIAEVKEVGKSEETGKEKQKETIMYTRREQMQEESELPKLCRSIGLEASLTDDHKRETHKRGREESVHEKVVHDDEGKKTGFNAKEPEDHEENMQVKVKPQGNEGEMKSSVLEDENEVLHEVHDGEIFNKVRKEEGKFHETQKLQDQLLTQDEVVHKENNEPTAIKSFGIPEDCQETMVATREHHMGSNEMVEGDVQGFGWKMEITHELMEACEKGTGKNQKETVKFRDVQNKNRDEYCSVSREDSRDEILKHIGTENNTGEKMVPHMENQLENSDLKYGDINDTSKEDLMRVDDALEDSRIPFNEDLKNDAEHNPRSMEDSAGERDQTLEWEETKTQNEDFKWWEDIKNRSWEELLEAENPQKQKDKCNSQEETVQGEREGGKIYKYKIITYKNTKIQEERIEPKKQDVEDKVEKSRIVDQPSASSKGEYKKSERKNIHGLPFATAEWDRRADLKNAMSESKELDEQQRSEEEQGPQQQGATFNLRQEVEEAVLLHTRRTDEIVLLTDEKGGQPHWATEEKSSERITDPKEFKEVCQNEKKTIASSPNAEVPGRVKYPESERSTKRMKRSQQDEERQLSTGQKVPREGEDRSQPVKLNRDDVEELMANSGLSQKPDKLYNVVFIGESSVGKTSFIKKFCNGVFRLDLCATVGIDSCLRSLTVEGEQFVLQLWDTAGQERYHSITKQIFRKADGVVVMYDVTSSCTYVAVRYWLSCIEEGTDGDLPVLLLGNKTDITEKREVQVQEGGSLANEYGFDFMECSAASGYNVNESMASLARALKEKEDMMKENTNVVEVTPKKSSCC, from the exons GCCAATACAACCATTGCTAGGAGGCTCTGCAGTGGCCCAGGAGCCGAAG GAATGTCGGAGAGATAACTCAAAATCTTCAGAGCTGTTGGAAGAGAAAGAATCCAGAAGAGTGCCAGTGGTGTCCAAGGACGAAGGGCCAGCACTTAATCAGCACACGAATGAAAACACTCCAACAGG CAGATCTTCACAGGGCAGAGCGACACAAGATACAAGGCTCTCACAAGCACAGCTATTGAATTCATCAGGAGATGACTCCCTCCCAGACCTGATAGCAGACAGTGCCAGCTCAACagtgaaaagagaagaaaaggaaaaggaaacaagaaaGAAGAGTAAGGAAGAGGATGAAGGTCAAACAGTGGAGAACCTACAAGCTGAGGAAGGGGAAGCACTGCAAGAGGAAGAAAGAGCAAGGCAGCAAACCTGGGACACAGTGGCTAAGGGAGGACAAGTTAGGGAAGGAGATCCTACAGAGGATGGTCAGAAGGGAGTAGGCAGAAAGACAGAGGATGATCGAAACAGGTGGCTGAAAGATAAAGAGGGAGTTGGAGAGCTTTtagagacagaagaaaacaaacaagGGTGGGAACAGGAACACTCAGGGAAAGAAATTAATAATGATAGAAAAGAGCAGAGATGGGATGTTGAGGAGAAACTGGAAGACAACAGTGACATTAGGGAAGAGGAATTAGAGCAAGATCGAGAGGAAACTAATGGGAGGGAGGACAAACATCAAACGAGTGAAATGGAGGCAGAGCTAACAGAACAAGGGGACGGTATACATTGGGCACAGAAAGTAGATGAAGTATTAGTGGAGGAAAAGAATTCCAACAAACAGTACAGCAAGCAGGATAAAGCACATACTGAACAAGAAGAAGGTCAGACCACAGCAATAGTAAAAGGGACAGCTGGGAGTCCTCAGGGGAGTATGCAAGAAAAACAGGACAGGTGTGTGGATAGTGAAGGCAAAGTGCTAAAGCAAGAGTACCTGGAAGAGGATGTGTGGTCCAAAGGAAATAAACAGGGTGGAAAAAGAGAGAGCATAATACACATGAGTGAGGCTGAGACAGTAATGGAGGAAAAGATATACAGAGAGGAAGGAGAAGTGAAAGTGATCAATACAGACCAGGAAGAGGCATCACAGAATGGAGACAAGACAGAGACAGTAGATGATCCAGCATACACAGACAGTAAACAAGTGAACATAGGCCAGGGGTTAATTAGTGCAGAACAAGAAGGATTATTAGTAAGGGGTTCTGTTAACCATACTCAGCAAGATGGGTTCAAAGGGAATGTTGAGGAGTTGCCAAAAGAGAATGAAATGTCACCAAACGAAATAGATGAACCAAATGATCGCGGCCAGCTGTTGGATTCAATCACAGAAGAATCAAGTTCTAAAACTAAATCAGACCATCTGAAGGAGGAGCATAGGATGCAAGGAGATAAAGAGCCATTTAAACAAAAGGTGCAAAGTGAAGAGGAAAATGAAGAAACAAGTAACATGCTGCATTCAGTAGTGAATGAAGATCAGCTCTTGAGGAAAGAATCAATTGAAGAAAACCAAGAAGTGCCATCTAGTGAAGTTatggaaaaaaagataaaaatgcacCTAGAAGAGGGCAAACAACTGAAATACAATCTTAAAGAAGAACTGCAAGCAACAAAGGAGGCAAGGCAAGAGGAGATAAACGCTACTAGAGAAGAAGAGCATAAGGATGAGCTGAAGCCAGCATATATTAGCACAACAATGAGCTATGAAGAAACTACACTTAGAGATGTAATGCAGATAAATGTGGATCTCAGAAATGAAAGTACAGTAGTCAAAAGAAATGATGAATTCTTGGAGacagaaacagaagaaaacataGTTGAGGAAAGAGATGAAGACCAGCCAGCACAAGGGAAGGGCCAAGAAAAAAGAGTGACTTTCCTTCTTGAGACGGAGGGCAAATTCAGAAAGAATGAAGATGTTACGCAGATCGTAGTCACACAAACAACAGTTCACAAAGACGAAGCAGAAGTTAGCTGTACACAAGGAGGTGAGCAGTCTCAGGAAGAAGAAAATGTAAGATACTGGGTTGAGGGAATGTATCCTGTTGAACAGAAAGGGGAAATCCAGGTTGGTGAAACTGAGAATTTAAAGGCAGAGGAAAGAAAGCTGCACAGCAAAGATGAAGGACTTGAAATAGACCGGGCGATACATCAAAATGAAAGGGGGGAGGGCATGGAAAGTGAAGAAACTGACAACAGAAGAAACATACGGCTTTTAGGCGAAGAAGTAGTGGAACACGGAAATCATGCTGGTGGCGATGAAGAACAGTTTGATAAGAAACTCTGCAAACTTAATAACAGCATTTCTACTGTAGATGTCAGTGTCATGGACAACACACAACAGGCTGACCAAGTGGGACTGATGGGACTGCAAAGTAGCACCATACTGGTTTGGGAGGAGTGGAACACAAAGAACAATTTAAGTAATCAAGAAGCTTTTCAGGATCTTACCTATAATTCTGGAGAGCAAGGCCATAACAGACAATTAGAACTGAATATACCAACAGCACATATTGCACAGAATGAAGATGGTGTGATGAAGATACTCAGtgacagagaacagaaagatggTGTTGAAACTAATGAGGACAGTTTACAGAAAGGAGACGAGGAATGGAAAGGTGACCCATTTAAGGATGTAGAGACAAATATTACCAAAGATAATCTAAAAGAAGGCAATGAGCAAAATAAGAGAACCATACATGGGGAAGATGGCAGtgggtttttaaaagaaatggaagagaTATCTAATGATGTCTATGGAGTAAAAGATATCCAAGACAATgatgaatgtaaaaataaagccGAAATGCATGATGTTAGATTTGGAAGAAATAAAGATGATAAGACAGAGCTCCAAGAGGAACAGGAAGAAGACACATTTAGAGATGGACAGGGAAACGCTATGGAAAATGGTGAGGACAGGAATGATGGACTTTTACAAGAGGGTAATATGTGTAAGAAGAGAATGGACCTACAGGATGATTGGAAAGGAATACTAATTCTAGATGAAGAGGCAATCCACCACAGTACTGTGTGCCCAACAGAAAGCAAGACTGATGAAGAAATCAAGGATGGGGTGAATAGTAGTGAGGCAGCATTGGGACTTGATGAGGAACAGCAAGAAAGAAAACTCGGTAAATTAATCATAAATATTTCagatagtaataattataaaaaaatgaaggagACTAATGAGGACATCAATAATGGAGAAGATAGCAATGGAATAAAGAGTAGCCAAGGTAAAAATGAGAAACAGGAAGCAGATCTGGATAAAGAGATAGACACCATAAACAAAACAGATCAGGAAGAGGAAAAGTGGATTAAGGATGGTGTGGTAGAGAGTAATAAGAAAGAGGAGAGTAGGCTGTTAgagcaattggaagaaggtacACATGAGCACGTTGAGATAAACACCAAAGAAGAAGagattaatgaaaaagaaactcaTGGATTAAACATGGAATGTAAGGAGGAAATTCAAACAGTCAAGAAAAGTGACAATCACAAAGAAAATGAGGAGTCTAATGAACAAGATGGCATTTGTGGATATAGCACTGAGAAGATTAACAGTGAGACAGACACTagagaagaagaaagtgaagAAATTAATGAGGAAGCCACACATGGactaaaagaagaatggaaggaGGAAATTCAAACAATTAAGAAAAGTGAAAATCACGAAGAACATGAGGAGACTAACGAACAAGTTGTCATTTGTGAATATACCAGTGAGAACATTAATGGACTTTTGAAACAAGAATGGGAATGGCAAGGCAGCATGTTTAGAATTGGACAGACAAATATCTCCAATAATGAGGATCATAATTCTACAGAATGTGAGGATAAATTAAACAGTGTAAAGTCTGAGATTCTGGTgtcaaatgaaacaaacaaaactaaCTTTGAAGATAATGAAGTGCCTAGAAAAGAAAGCAATATGGAATCTGACATAGATTTAAAGTGGGCTGAATTAGAGTCAGATAAATTGGTTAAATACAACACACACATCCTGACCTATGACACACCTGGAAAAGGTGGGATAGACTCATCATCTCATCTTTGGGATCAAACAGAGTGGGAAGATACACAAGGATTTAAGGTTTActcaaaacaagaaataaaagtgCTAAGTGGTCATGACAAAATTGAAGAAATCTTCCAAGTGACAATGGGAAGAGATGACATAGCCGCTGAAGAATTGGAAATTCAACAGGAAGAAGCAGAGAAAGTTGTTGTATGCATGGAAATACCTGGAATGACAGAAGATACATTAGATGATCAAATTACAGGGAGAATAGCAGCAGATGAGCAAGGTGAAGAAGCTTTCTGGAGAGAAGATGGCTACAAGAAAGCAGAAGCAAATAGGCCTGAGAATAAGAAAAATGGATCCATACAAATGGAAAAAGGATTTTCTAAGCAGCCAGGCGATGCTGTAATATTGCTGCATCAAAGCACTGAAATCAAACTAACTAAACACAAGGGTGATACAGCAGAACTAGAATATGCACTGACTGACACACCCACATATACTGACGAGGAGGAAGGAGGGAGTATTGTGGATTACAGCATCACCCAAGTGAAAGGCCATCAGGATGAAGTCAGTCAATTGGAAAGGGTTGTTTCAAATATTGGGAAAGGTTACAATGGAGTAATGAACAAGAGTGAGTTCCTGGAAGAGGAAAATAACACTGAAGTTAATATCCTACCAGCATGCatcttgaaaaatgaaaagggaatAATATCTGGCAAGAAAATTTACAATGAAGACCAGAAGCAAGATCCAAGTTCAAACACAGAGAAGGAAGGGCATACAGATGATTTGGAAAACACTTCAGATTCAAATAAAGTGTGTTTGGGAAGGATGCAATTGAGGGATATGCCAGAAGAGACACAAATGCTGGCAGAAACTATTTGTGTACCAGATGGAACCAGAAACAAAGATACAATAGTTAGTGAAGCTATAAATGATATAAAGGAACAAACATGGGATACAAAGGGGCAGGAAGTTGGTGTAATAAGTGAGAAACTGGGAAAAAGCAGTAGTAGCATTTACAGTAATCGGGGTAATAATTCAGGCAGAGCAGAAGGTGAAGTACAGTTAACTCAGATTGGGAATTTTGACTTGGAGCttcaagaaaaagaggaaggctatTCAGATGTTAACAGCATGGCTAACTATGAAGAAACTGAAGGCAGAGGGCAGAACAAGGAAAACTTCAATAAAATGTTACCCAAAGAAGAGAAGATACAAGAAAAATTCCAGGCAAAGATAGTTGGTTTGGTAGAAACTGATGAACCTAGACATGTGACAAAGGAGTTAGATGTTTTGACATTAAAATGTAGCCCAATCCTAATACAAGTGGATGACACATTACCTGACAAACTTGGAATGGCACAGAGAATATGTGAATTTAGAGATGAGGTGAAGGAGGAGGAAGATCAAAGAGAAGGAAGAGGAGAAGATGATCACACAATGAACAGTGACTCTTCTCTACTTGGAGCAGGAGGTAAACAACCAAAACTAGAAGAAGGAGATCCCATCGAAAAAATGTTACAAGTTAAACTGGATACTGGACATGgtatgaatgaagagaaaaaagaagaggcagaacagagagaaacaaaaggaaaacatgaTCAGAATATGGGGTATGAGTTTTCTAAGCAAGGAGGAGAGAGTGATGGAATCAATCTAGGTACAGAGATAAATGTGGATGAAATGTTACCAGCTGAACTAACCAAATTTACCACCAATAAAGTGGGAGAAGAAAGGTGGGAACatggagaaggaggaggaaaagATGAACGCGATATGAACTCTGTGCTTTCTCTCCAAGGAGAAAATAGTAATGATCTAAGTATTGATGAAGGCATACAAGTAGAACAAATGTTACACATCAAAGTAGACATTAGACATGAAATGAATGAAGTGAAAAAAGTGGAAGTGGAGAAGCTAGAAGGAAGAGAAGCAAGTGAAAAAGGAATAAGTAATAATGAAAACCTGGATCAAGATTCAAATTCAAATAATGAGAAGCAAGTTCATAAAGGAGATTTGGAAATGACCTCAGATTCAGAGAAAGTAACTTTGGGAGAAGCAAGAAAAGAGGAGGAAGAACAGAGTGAAGCAAAAGGAAAATATGATCATAAACTACACTATGACAACTCTATACAAGGAGAAGAGACTAACGAGACAAAGCATAGGAAAGAGATAAATGTGGATGAAGCATTACCAGCCAAACGCAAAGAGACACTTGTAAtatataaagaagaagaagaatggggagAATATAGAGAAGGAACAGAAATGGAGGAACAAGACATGAACTTTGGATTTTCTACCCAAGGAGAAACAAGCAATTATCTAAATATTGATGAAGGGATACATGGGGAAAAACCATCACATGTTAAACTGGACAATGATCTTGGAATGAGTGAAGTGAAACATGTACAGATGGAGCAGACagaaggaagaaaaaaggaaaaagaactaAAGATAGGCAAATGCCCTCTGCAAGAAGGAGACAGCAGTGAAGCAAAAGTTGAAGACATACATGTGAATGAAACATTACCAGCCAAGTGGGAAATGACACTGGAAATGTGTGATTTGTATGGAAAGGAGGCCAAACAGAGACAAGAAGAAGAAACTGATGATAGAGAGCTAAGACATGGATCTTCACTGCAAAGAAGCCTACTAAAAGAAATTTCTGCAGACAAAACATTACCAGCTAACCTGAACGTAGCAGAGGAAATAtgtgaaaatgaagaaaagaaagggGAGGATGAATGGAGTGAAGAGAAATGTAATCAACAACCGCATGAAGGGAAAAGCAAAGAGCAAAATTTAGAGGGAgaaacagttctggaaaaaacattACAAGTGAATGTGGACATAGAACTGGAAATGAATAAGTTAAATCAAGAGGAACATGAAGAAGCGAGAAGAAAAGAAGATGTAGATGTGAATTATGAATCTCATTTACAAGAAGGTGATTGTGAAGAAATCGTGCTGGGAAAAGAAATACATGTAGATGAAACATCAACAGCCATAGCAAAAACGGTGctgacaggaagtgaagtcaaagaggATGAGGTGGAAcacaaggaagaaagaaaaagcaatgaAAGAGATATGGAAAGTGGACATTTTCTCCAAAATGGAGTAGGTAATGATCAAAATACAGATAAAGGCATAACTATGGAAGAACGACTACAAGTCAGTGTGAACATTGAACTAGTAGAGAGTGAAGCTGAACAGAAAGGAAAAACTGGAGAAGAAAATGAACCAAACAATGGTGAATCTTCTTTCCAAGGAGGAGAAGGTAATAAAGCAAAGCTAGGAGAAGATTTGTATGTGATTGAAATATTATCAGATCAGAAGGAAGGAGGCAGAAAACATGAACAAAAACTGAAGTATGACTCTTCTCTACAAGCAGGAGCCGGCAGTAAAGTAAAAtgtgaagaagaggaggaggtggAAGAATTATTACAGACCAAACTAGACATGGCACCAGTAATAGCTGAAGTGAAGGAAGTTGGAAAAAGTGaagaaacaggaaaagaaaaacaaaaagaaaccatAATGTACACAAGAAGAGAGCAAATGCAAGAAGAATCTGAACTACCCAAACTATGTAGAAGTATAGGGTTGGAAGCTTCACTTACAGATGATCATAAAAGAGAGACGCACAAGAGAGGCAGAGAGGAGTCAGTGCATGAAAAAGTGGTTCATGATGATGAAGGCAAGAAGACGGGTTTTAATGCAAAAGAGCCAGAAGAccatgaagaaaacatgcaggtAAAAGTAAAACCTCAGGGAAATGAAGGAGAAATGAAATCAAGTGTACTGGAGGATGAAAATGAAGTGCTACATGAAGTACATGATGGAGAAATATTTAACAAAGTAAGGAAAGAGGAAGGAAAATTTCATGAAACACAAAAACTACAAGATCAGTTATTAACTCAAGATGAAGTAGTACATAAAGAGAATAATGAACCCACAGCAATCAAAAGTTTTGGGATACCAGAAGACTGTCAGGAAACAATGGTTGCCACCAGAGAGCACCACATGGGAAGCAATGAAATGGTAGAAGGAGATGTTCAGGGATTTGGGTGGAAAATGGAAATCACTCATGAATTAATGGAGGCATGTGAAAAAGGGAcaggaaaaaatcaaaaagaaactgTGAAGTTTAGagatgtacaaaacaaaaatcgaGATGAATATTGCAGTGTGTCAAGGGAGGATTCCAGAGATGAAATATTAAAGCATATAGGCACAGAGAATAATACTGGGGAAAAAATGGTACCACACATGGAAAACCAGttggaaaacagtgatttaaAGTATGGGGACATAAATGATACAAGCAAAGAAGACTTGATGAGGGTGGATGATGCATTAGAAGATAGTAGGATTCCATTTAATGAAGATTTGAAAAATGATGCAGAACATAACCCTAGATCAATGGAGGATAGTGCTGGAGAGAGAGACCAGACACTTGAGTGGGAAGAGACCAAAACCCAAAATGAGGATTTCAAATGGTGGGAAGACATCAAGAATAGGAGTTGGGAGGAGTTACTGGAAGCTGAAAACcctcagaaacaaaaagacaaatgtaACAGCCAGGAGGAGACAGTGcagggagagagagaaggagggaaaatatacaaatacaaaataataacatataaaaatacaaaaattcagGAGGAAAGGATAGAACCAAAGAAACAAGATGTTGAGGATAAAGTAGAGAAGAGCAGAATAGTAGACCAGCCATCAGCTTCCAGCAAGGGAGAATATAAAAAGAGTGAACGGAAGAATATCCATGGGCTTCCATTTGCAACCGCAGAGTGGGACAGGAGAGCTGATCTCAAGAATGCAATGTCTGAGAGTAAAGAACTAGATGAACAACAGAGGAGTGAGGAAGAGCAGGGGCCACAACAACAGGGTGCCACATTCAATTTAAGGCAAGAGGTTGAGGAAGCAGTGTTGCTTCACACAAGAAGAACAGATGAAATTGTATTATTGACAGATGAGAAGGGTGGGCAGCCACATTGGGCCACAGAAGAAAAGAGCTCAGAGCGTATCACAGACCCTAAAGAGTTTAAAGAGGTATGCCAGAATGAGAAAAAAACTATTGCAAGTTCTCCAAATGCTGAGGTCCCAGGAAGAGTGAAATATCCTGAAAGTGAAAGGAGCACCAAAAGGATGAAGAGAAGCCAACAAGATGAAGAGAGACAGCTCTCTACAGGACAGAAAGTACCGAGGGAGGGAGAAGACAGGAGTCAGCCAGTGAAACTTAACAGGGATGACGTAGAAGAACTCATGGCAAACAGTGGATTGTCTCAGAAGCCAG ATAAGCTTTACAATGTGGTGTTCATTGGGGAGAGCAGCGTTGGCAAGACCTCCTTTATTAAGAAATTTTGTAACGGCGTGTTCCGCTTGGACCTCTGTGCCACAGTTG